Below is a genomic region from Verrucomicrobiales bacterium.
CCAGCCTCTTCGCGATCCTTGTCTGCGGAGGAGTTGGAGCGTTCTCCGGATCGATGATCACTCGTTTTGGCATTCCTCCCTTCATTGTGACCCTCGCGATGATGCTGGTCGGTAGCGGGCTGGCGTACATCCTGGCGAAGGGTCAGTCCATTTATCAGATTCCGGACTCGTTCGTTTGGCTTGGCCGCGAGGCTGACCTTCTGGGACTTCCCAACGCGGTGGTGCTTATGTTGGTGCTGTATGTCCTCGCTCACATTCTCATGTCTCGCATGAAGTGGGGCCGGTACCTGTATGCCGTGGGAGGAAATCGTGAGGCTGCTCGGCTCTCAGGTGTGCCAGTGGAGCGTGTGCTGATGCTCGCTTATGTCGCGAGCGGACTACTCGCCGGGCTGGGGGGGGTGATCATGGCTTCGCAATTGAAAAGTGGCTCGGCTACGTATGGAAACATGTATGAGCTGTACGTCATTGCGGCGGTGGTGGTCGGGGGAACCAGCCTGAGCGGAGGTGAGGGCAAGATCTTTGGAACCTGCATCGGCGCGTTCACCATTGCCGTCATTCAAAACGGCATGAACCTGACGGGTGTTGAAAGCTACACTCAGAAGGTGGTGCTCGGCTTGGTGATCTTGGGAGCGGTTCTGCTGGATAAATGGAGATCGAGCGCGAGGGCCGTGGCCTAGCTTGGCAAGCTCAGGATTCCTCCCGCAAAACCCGGATTTATTTTTGCAGGGTCCCTAAGCGCGCGTGGCGGTCGCGGATTGCTTCTGTCCGCGGTAGGTCGCCAGAAAATAGGCCAATACCACCAGGACCACCACGGCCAAGCCGCCCCAGTAGCGGGGCCAGTTGACGTGTCCATCCATCTCGCACTTCTGCAACCACCACCCTGTGCTGAGGTATCCGAACAGACTTCCGATTCCCGTGGTCATGAAGCTAAACAGAGCTTGGGCTCGCGTACGCCAGCTCGGATCAATCCGCTCGTTCAGGTAGACTTGGCCAAGGATGAACGAAAACGCGAACACGAACCCGTGGAGCACGACGCCGGCAATGACCCAAGCCGGATGGTTGAGCGAATAAAAGAAGTAACGCAAGAAACCCAAGCTTAACCCGGTGGCCAGAATCCACTTCAGGCGCCAGTTGAGCAGGAGTCGGGAAAGTAGGAGCATGGCTACGACTTCGGTGACTTGGCCCAAAGACATCCAGGCGGCGGTGCGTTCCAGTCCAAGTGCCCGGAGGTGGGTGGGCGTGAACGGATAGAACGCGGCTAGCGGGACGGCGAAGAGGGCGGAAGTGACAAAGACCACCTGATGATCGCGCAGTTTGAGAAGGGTGAGGGCATCCAACCCCAGCCGCTGGATCAAGCTTGGCCGTTGGGACGACGCAAGAGGCTCGACTTGGGGAAGCCAGCGAGTGAAGAGAGCTAGGCCGCCCCAGACTGCCGCGCTGACATACACCGCTCTGAGCGAGGTGTCGGCTCCCATCAGGCTCACCGCCCAGCAGCCGACCATCCAGCCGATCGTTCCCATCGCCCGGATGGGGCCAAACTGTCGTTGAGGGTCTTTCAGTCGGCCCATGACAATGGAGGCTGCGAGGCTCGAGGTGGGGGCTATGCACAAGGAATACAATTGGATCATGGCCAGCACTGTCCATGGGCCGGCTCCACGGTAAATGACCAGCGCGATGCAGATCAGCATTCCTCCCGCGGCCAGGCCCAGCCATCGCAGCAGCCGTGCCGGGGCTATGTGGCGGTCGGCCATCGCCCCGAAGATCAGAGGCGAGACCAGCGCGGCGATAGCGGAGCACGAGAATGCCAGAGCCTTGATCGAGTGCAGTCCGTGTACATCCAGGACCGGCCCCAGAGGCACGAACCAGGCTCCGAGAGCCATGCCGTGGAGGAACAGCAGCGCTGCCAGTTCAGCCAGCTCGATTCGGGTGTTGTCCGGACGCACTGAGATACTGCGCGCAGGCAACAGGCGAAATTTCAAGCTCCGTCGCCGGCTGGGGGGAGGGGGAATAATCAGGGAGGAACCTCGCCCGCCTCCAACCACCGGGGACGATCAGCTCATTGATCCTCGTGACAACGCAGGCCCGACCAGCTTAGAGTGGCTTTCATGTCATTCTATCGCCTCCTGGCAGGGGTTCTTGTTGTGGCTTCCGCTGCGGTCTTCAAGCCATCCTTGCTGCTTGCCGACGACGAGCCCCCTCGCGTGGTCGCGGGCCTGACCAACCTGGTGGCCGGACACTCGGTGCATGGGGAAGCCTTTAACGAAGGACCCCGCCAGGCTGCCCGACTGATGCGCGGAACAGGGCAGGTCAAGTTGCTGATCACTACTTCCAACGCTCAAGCCCAGGTGTTTTTCAATCAAGGGATAGGACAATTGCACGGCTTCTGGTTTTTTGAGGCAGAGCGCTCGTTTCGGCAGGTGGCCTTCTTGGACACGAATTGTGCGATGGCTGCCTGGGGCATGGCGATGGCCAACGTCAACAATACCAACCGGGCTTTCGATTTCATCCAGCGCGCACATGATCTCAAGACCAATGCCTCGCCTCGGGAGGTGCTTTGGATTGAGGCTTACCACAAGTTTATTACCGGCAAGGAATCGGAGAAGGATCGTCGCAAGGAATTGGTTAAATCTTTGGAGAACATCATTCACCAGCATCCTGAGGAACTTGAGGCCAAGACGTTCCTGGCCTTCCAGATCTGGAAGAACGAAGGGGACGGTGTTTCCATCGGAAGCCGTCAAGCGGTGGATGCCCTGATGAATGAAGTCCTGGCCGTCGAGCCGATGCATCCAGTGCACCACGCGCGCATTCATCTTTGGAACTACAAGAAGGATGAGCGAGCGTTGAACTCGGCGGCCCGGTGCGGTCAGTCCGCCCCCGCCATCGCGCACATGTGGCATATGTCCGGCCATACCTTCAGCTCGCTCAAGCGATATGATGACGCGGCTTGGCAACAGGAGGCGGCAGCGCGGACGGATCATGCCCACATGATGGCGACGGGTATTCTGCCGGACCAGATTCACAATTTTGCGCACAATAACGAGTGGCTTTGCCGGAACCTGCTCTTCTGTGGTCGTGTGAGAGATGCTATCGATTTGGCTCGCAACATGGTCGAGCTGCCCCGGCATCCCAAATACAACACCCTCAATCGGAAGGACGACAATACCGCCTACGATAAGAACAACGGCAGTTCAATGTTGGGAAGGAACCGCCTGTTCGATGCCTTCCTCCAATATGAACTGTGGCCTGAGCTGATCGCCCTGTCGGACACCTTTTATCTCGAACCCACCGACTTGCCCGAAGAGCAGGCGCGGCGCTTCTATGCCCTGGCCTTGGCGCAATACGCGATGGGGAAACCGCAGGCGGCCAGTCCCTGGCTCGACGGTCTCGATAGCTGTTGGAAGCAGCTCAAGCACGAGCGGTTCGAGGCGGCTGAGAAGGCCGAAGAAACGGCTAAAAAGTCCAAATCAGAGACCGCCAAGGCCATGGTGAGCGCCATGGAAGGCTTCAACGATCGGCTGGATCGGGTGGATAAATACCGCCAGGAATTGAAAATTTGGAAGGGGATTGCTGCGGGGCAAACAAACGAGGCCGCCCAGCTGCTCGAGGAGAACAAAGACCTGCCCAAGCCCCAACGTGCCCGGCTCTCGCATCGGCTGGGCCTGCGCACAAACGTAATTCATGAGGCCGGGGAGATGCTCAAGAACTCGACTAACGAGGCTCCGTCCCTAGCGCTGGCGGCCCATTTTCTCTGGGAGGCGGGAGAGACAGCTCAAGCCACTAATGCGCTTCACCAGCTCCGCTCGATTTCCTCTCAATTCGATCTCGAGACCCCGATTCTGGCAAGGCTGCAACCGATTGCTCGTTCTATGGGGTTGGCGGACGACTGGCGTTTGGGTACGCCGGTGAAGCCTGATGTAGGCGATCGTCCGCAACTCGAAACCCTGGGACCTTTTCGGTGGCAGCCATCGATGGCACCAGAGTGGACCTTGGTGGATTCAGACGGAAAGTCGCGCTCACTGAGCGATTACCGAGGACGGCCGGTGGTGGTGGTCTTTTACTTGGGCGCGGGCTGTGTTCATTGCATCGAACAGCTGAATCTCCTCACTCCTGCCGCGAAAGACTTCGAAGCGCAAGGTATTAACATCCTTGCGGTCAGCACCGAGACTCCCCAGGGCCTTCACAAAACCCTGCAGAAGTCATCTAAGCCAGGAGGGTTTCCGTTCCCCATCGTGGCCGATCCCTCCCTGGCTGCCTTCAAGGCTTATCGCGCGTTCGACGATTTCGAAGACATGCCGCTACATGGAACCTTTCTCGTCGATGGCGAGGGGAAGATTCGCTGGCAGGATATTGGCTATGATCCGTTCACGAACTTTCGTTTTCTCGCCGCGGAATCCAAGCGTCTGCTCGGGCTCACCGGAAAGCTCGTCGCCGCTAAGTGAACGTGGTTGGATTCCGCCAGCGCCCATGAATTTCCACCGACAACAATCGATCCTGTTTTATTTCTTCATGTTGGCCGCGACTTCGCTTTCTGCCCAGACCTGGACCGAACTGCTTCCCTCCATTCGGCAGCAGTTTCCCAAGGTTCAGCAGCTCTCGACCGCCCAGTTGAGTCAATGGCTGAGCTCTAGCAATCGGCCGGCTCCGCTCCTCATCGACACTCGAGCTGCAGAGGAATATGCCGTGAGTCATTTGCCTGAGGCCAAACGCGCTGACTCAGTTCGAGAGATCCAGTCCTTGATCACATCCCACCGGCAACCGGTGGTACTGTATTGTTCGGTCGGTTACCGGTCTTCCGATCTCGCGACGAAGTTAATCAAGAAGGGGGTGACCAATGTCTTTAATCTGGAAGGTTCCATTTTTGCTTGGGCTAACGAAGGTCGTCCGGTTTTTCGGGGGCAGCGCGAGGTGAAGGATGTGCACCCTTACGATGAGAAATGGGGTCAGTTGCTAACGGTTCCTTATCGCACCTTCAAACCGCGTTGAGTCGGATGGATCCAATTCGATCCAAGGGCGACTTGGGTTATAAGAGGCGCATCCCCGTTTGTTCCTGTTGCCCCTTGATCGGGAGGGGCGGTGGCGCTAGAGTTAAAGGAGTCCTGTTGTTGGTCTAAAATCAGTCAGTCGATCATGAAACATCTACTTTTGTCTCTTGTCCTGTTGACTCTCCTTCGGCCTGCTCGGGCTGCTGAGGATGGTTCGATTTGGCACACCAGTCTCCCTGCTGCCCAGGCCAAAGCGAAGGAGGGTTCCAAGATGGTGCTGCTCGATTTCACCGGATCGGACTGGTGCGGCTGGTGTAAGCTGCTCAAGAAAGAGGTCTTCCAGACCCCTGAGTTCCTGGACTATGCAAAGAAGAACTTGGTGCTGGTGGAGGTTGATTTCCCTCAACGAAAGAAGCAGAGCGCGGAGTTGAAAAAGGCTAACGAGGAGCTGCAGGAGCGCTTTAAGGTTCGTTACTATCCGACCATCATCCTCTTGAACAGTGCGGGCAAGGTCTTGGGTGAGCTCGGCTATCAAGAAGGGGGTGCCAAGCCCTTTATTGCCGAGTTAGAGAAGCTTCGTCGCAAGGGGTAACTTCTATCCTTCCGTCCTCTACTCAAGCATGTCGCTCAAGTTCCTATGGGGTACCTAAGTGCCCCACATCGGAACATTTTTTCGCCAACGGTGTCTATCTTCCAGCGAGGCAGAGCGTGATCTAAACGGCGGTCGTGTCGGCTTGAGACAAAAAAGATTTGGGCTTCGGACTGCTTTTTGATTGATCCGTTCTGAGGACTCGATAACTTACACATATCGCATGGCGTGTTTTTTTCAAACGCTCGCAGTGCTGGAAGGCTCAGGGGTTGGTCAAGGCGATTTGACCCCGGCGCTTTTGATCTTCTTTTTTCTCGGGGTAATCTTGATTGGAGCGGTCTGCATGGCCTTGATCTACCGACATACCCGGTTGACCCGCACCATGCTTCGGAGTCGTCGGGATACTGAGCTGTGGCGATCAGAGAGGTCAACTTGGCAGCCTATTTTCGATGCGCCCTTCCGTTGGCTGGCGGTACGCGGGGCCACCGCACCGATGATCCAGGCCGCTTTGGGACTGAGGAATCCTAAACCTTGCTCTTGGGAGGAGGGACTCACTCGGGCCTTAGATCACAAACTTTTCATTTCTCCTCCCGTGAAAGGGTGGACGCTTGTGATGGGGGCGGATCTTCCGGATCCAGGTGAGGATGTGGATGAATGCTTTCACTTCCTAACCCGCCTAAGCCGTCAGGTCGGCGAGGTTCAATTCTTTAGTATCAACCGTTTGTTCAGTCATCATGCCTGGGTGATGTTGGATCATGGTCATGTCAAGCGCGCCTATGCTTGGAGTGGTCAGGCCGTGTGGAATGAGGGGGTCCCTACCGAGGCGGAGATCGCGCTTCGGCTTCACACGTTTGACTATTTTGAGAGCCCGGAACGGAGCTTTTTCGGTCACGCGGATCCGTTGGGTGCCACGACCGAGAAGGTTACCAATCTAGCAGCCCGATGGAGCGTTGATCCGACCACTGTGGATTTCCGTTCGTTACGGGATAACCGTGGGATTTCCGGACGTTTTTCGCCTTCAGCCCCTCCTCCTCAGTGAGGGATTATCCTCTTCTCTCCAGCCATGCCTGCTCCTGAGATCTGTCCGAACTGTGGGGCGGTGGTTCCTCGGACCGCCCGCGTTTGTCCGGATTGCGGTTCTGATGAGGAGACTGGATGGGCCGACCAGGCCGTCTCGCAGCGACTGGGAATTCCGGATGATTCCTTCGACCATGATCAATTTGTCCGTGAGGAATTCGGGCAGAAGAGTCCACCTTCCCGACCGCCAGGGGGATCCTGGTTTTGGTGGGCTGTAGCCCTTCTCTTGCTGCTCGTTTTTACGTGGCGATTTCTGGGATGAGCTCGGGCAGCTGTGCACTAGAATGACCGCCGTGAAGCAGGTCTTTCCGAGGCCTCATTCGCGACTGCGAGCGCCTGTCCATTATCCTAAAAAGAAGAATGGCCCGGCATCGATCTGATGCAAGATCTTGGCGGTCATGACTTTTGTCGAAGTTCGCCCTATCACCTTTTCGATACGCCTCACTTCGACGCAAGACATGCCCATCCAAGCTGTTGCACATCTCGATACCGCTCCATTCTCCTTTAGGATTATTCCCCCCGACGTCGCCTCGACCGGGAGCCTCACGTTCACCCGATGATTA
It encodes:
- a CDS encoding ABC transporter permease, which gives rise to MKTTWTRFLSDYGMLVVLLVLCAFFSLVTYSEQAPSGGAAGQEVASALRRVLPPTGTILIAVLDQPDDAEFARTLESAWVSAGGKVAGIARGEPKDARAILQRLAAEGQKLDGIGCTPATAAWLVFKDLPADFASLGSPPLIRPASYWWPNFLKSENLLNIANQIAVIAIVAIGMTMVIVTGGIDLSVGSLLALSAVLTSWTIREYAGGIQASALGMALASLFAILVCGGVGAFSGSMITRFGIPPFIVTLAMMLVGSGLAYILAKGQSIYQIPDSFVWLGREADLLGLPNAVVLMLVLYVLAHILMSRMKWGRYLYAVGGNREAARLSGVPVERVLMLAYVASGLLAGLGGVIMASQLKSGSATYGNMYELYVIAAVVVGGTSLSGGEGKIFGTCIGAFTIAVIQNGMNLTGVESYTQKVVLGLVILGAVLLDKWRSSARAVA
- a CDS encoding MFS transporter, whose amino-acid sequence is MKFRLLPARSISVRPDNTRIELAELAALLFLHGMALGAWFVPLGPVLDVHGLHSIKALAFSCSAIAALVSPLIFGAMADRHIAPARLLRWLGLAAGGMLICIALVIYRGAGPWTVLAMIQLYSLCIAPTSSLAASIVMGRLKDPQRQFGPIRAMGTIGWMVGCWAVSLMGADTSLRAVYVSAAVWGGLALFTRWLPQVEPLASSQRPSLIQRLGLDALTLLKLRDHQVVFVTSALFAVPLAAFYPFTPTHLRALGLERTAAWMSLGQVTEVVAMLLLSRLLLNWRLKWILATGLSLGFLRYFFYSLNHPAWVIAGVVLHGFVFAFSFILGQVYLNERIDPSWRTRAQALFSFMTTGIGSLFGYLSTGWWLQKCEMDGHVNWPRYWGGLAVVVLVVLAYFLATYRGQKQSATATRA
- a CDS encoding peroxiredoxin family protein; this translates as MSFYRLLAGVLVVASAAVFKPSLLLADDEPPRVVAGLTNLVAGHSVHGEAFNEGPRQAARLMRGTGQVKLLITTSNAQAQVFFNQGIGQLHGFWFFEAERSFRQVAFLDTNCAMAAWGMAMANVNNTNRAFDFIQRAHDLKTNASPREVLWIEAYHKFITGKESEKDRRKELVKSLENIIHQHPEELEAKTFLAFQIWKNEGDGVSIGSRQAVDALMNEVLAVEPMHPVHHARIHLWNYKKDERALNSAARCGQSAPAIAHMWHMSGHTFSSLKRYDDAAWQQEAAARTDHAHMMATGILPDQIHNFAHNNEWLCRNLLFCGRVRDAIDLARNMVELPRHPKYNTLNRKDDNTAYDKNNGSSMLGRNRLFDAFLQYELWPELIALSDTFYLEPTDLPEEQARRFYALALAQYAMGKPQAASPWLDGLDSCWKQLKHERFEAAEKAEETAKKSKSETAKAMVSAMEGFNDRLDRVDKYRQELKIWKGIAAGQTNEAAQLLEENKDLPKPQRARLSHRLGLRTNVIHEAGEMLKNSTNEAPSLALAAHFLWEAGETAQATNALHQLRSISSQFDLETPILARLQPIARSMGLADDWRLGTPVKPDVGDRPQLETLGPFRWQPSMAPEWTLVDSDGKSRSLSDYRGRPVVVVFYLGAGCVHCIEQLNLLTPAAKDFEAQGINILAVSTETPQGLHKTLQKSSKPGGFPFPIVADPSLAAFKAYRAFDDFEDMPLHGTFLVDGEGKIRWQDIGYDPFTNFRFLAAESKRLLGLTGKLVAAK
- a CDS encoding rhodanese-like domain-containing protein, with product MNFHRQQSILFYFFMLAATSLSAQTWTELLPSIRQQFPKVQQLSTAQLSQWLSSSNRPAPLLIDTRAAEEYAVSHLPEAKRADSVREIQSLITSHRQPVVLYCSVGYRSSDLATKLIKKGVTNVFNLEGSIFAWANEGRPVFRGQREVKDVHPYDEKWGQLLTVPYRTFKPR
- a CDS encoding thioredoxin family protein, yielding MKHLLLSLVLLTLLRPARAAEDGSIWHTSLPAAQAKAKEGSKMVLLDFTGSDWCGWCKLLKKEVFQTPEFLDYAKKNLVLVEVDFPQRKKQSAELKKANEELQERFKVRYYPTIILLNSAGKVLGELGYQEGGAKPFIAELEKLRRKG